The following proteins are co-located in the Conyzicola lurida genome:
- a CDS encoding J domain-containing protein codes for MSPEEAAALLGVSVDATPAEVERAYRRRARTVHPDRLVGASDGQITSAAGEFARLTRAHESMLRHLADRPVEAILEPEYGSRPAPPRWVILGWLGVILVAGVISFYGGVFPYSTADVVLRLLPLAAVATAYALTSKPVFYAATLALLAVSVLVTLALATFGSLIALGLLVLPVVGLLVLGRRARM; via the coding sequence ATGAGCCCTGAGGAAGCGGCCGCCCTGTTGGGGGTCTCCGTCGACGCGACGCCGGCGGAGGTCGAGCGAGCGTACCGACGACGGGCGCGTACCGTGCACCCCGACCGGCTGGTCGGCGCGTCCGACGGCCAGATCACCTCCGCGGCGGGCGAGTTCGCCCGATTGACCAGAGCGCACGAGTCGATGCTGCGCCACCTCGCCGACCGCCCCGTCGAGGCGATCCTCGAGCCTGAGTACGGCTCCCGCCCCGCGCCACCACGCTGGGTGATCCTCGGCTGGCTCGGCGTCATCCTCGTCGCCGGTGTGATCTCGTTCTACGGCGGGGTCTTCCCGTATTCCACCGCCGACGTCGTGCTGCGACTGCTGCCGCTCGCCGCCGTCGCTACGGCCTACGCCCTGACCTCGAAGCCCGTGTTCTACGCGGCCACCCTCGCCCTGCTCGCGGTCAGCGTGCTGGTCACGCTCGCGCTCGCGACGTTCGGCTCGCTCATCGCCCTCGGCCTGCTGGTGCTGCCGGTCGTCGGACTGCTCGTGCTCGGTCGTCGCGCGCGGATGTGA
- a CDS encoding tryptophan synthase subunit alpha, which produces MASRDNFLPRGRASLEVLRAEANQELETIVEERLLSGEDPWAFMEELPTVDELVVYLLRADAINANDGRQPSATREYRVLRQIALEHPGLTKTVWRLLGDNGPLARQYW; this is translated from the coding sequence ATGGCTTCGCGAGACAACTTCCTCCCCCGCGGCCGGGCGAGCCTCGAGGTCCTGCGCGCCGAGGCGAACCAGGAGCTCGAGACGATCGTCGAGGAGCGGCTGCTGAGCGGCGAAGACCCGTGGGCGTTTATGGAAGAACTGCCGACGGTCGACGAACTCGTCGTCTACCTGCTGCGCGCGGACGCGATCAACGCGAACGACGGACGCCAGCCTTCCGCGACGCGCGAGTACCGCGTGCTCCGCCAGATCGCGCTCGAGCACCCCGGCCTGACCAAGACCGTGTGGCGGCTGCTCGGCGACAACGGGCCGCTCGCCCGGCAGTACTGGTAG